The Apodemus sylvaticus chromosome 5, mApoSyl1.1, whole genome shotgun sequence genome has a segment encoding these proteins:
- the Traf1 gene encoding TNF receptor-associated factor 1 isoform X1: MASSSAPDENEFQFGCPPAPCQDPSEPRALCCTACLSENLRDDEDRICPKCRADSLQPVSPGSPLTQEKVHPDVAEAGIMCPFAGVGCPFKGSPQSMQEHEATSQSSHLYLLLGVLKEWKSSPGSNPGSAPMALERNLSELQLQAAVEATGDLEVDCYRAPCCENQEELALQHLVKEKLLAQLEEKLRVFANIVAVLNKEVEASHLALAASIHQSQLDREHILSLEQRVVELQQTLAQKDQALGKLEHSLRLMEEASFDGTFLWKITNVTKRCHESVCGRTVSLFSPAFYTAKYGYKLCLRLYLNGDGSGKKTHLSLFIVIMRGEYDALLPWPFRNKVTFMLLDQNNREHAIDAFRPDLSSASFQRPQSETNVASGCPLFFPLSKLQSPKHAYVKDDTMFLKCIVDTSA, translated from the exons ATGGCCTCCAGCTCAGCCCCTGATGAAAACGAGTTTCAATTTGGTTGCCcccctgctccctgccaggacCCATCAGAGCCCAGAGCTCTCTGCTGCACAGCCTGTCTCTCTGAGAACCTGAG AGATGATGAGGATCGGATCTGTCCTAAATGCAGAGCAGACAGCCTCCAACCTGTGAGCCCAGGAAGCCCTCTGACTCAGGAGAAG GTTCACCctgatgtagctgaggctggaaTCATGTGTCCCTTTGCAGGTGTTGGCTGTCCCTTCAAG GGGAGCCCACAATCCATGCAGGAGCACGAGGCCACCTCCCAGTCCTCCCACCTGTACCTGCTGCTGGGGGTCTTAAAGGAGTGGAAGTCCTCACCAGGCTCCAATCCAGGCTCTGCACCCATggcactggagagaaacctgTCAGAGCTGCAGCTTCAGGCAGCAGTGGAGGCGACGGGGGACCTGGAGGTAGACTGCTACCGGGCACCTTGCTGTGAGAACCAGGAAGAACTGGCCCTGCAGCACCTCGTGAAGGAGAAGCTGCTGGCTCAGCTAGAGGAGAAGCTGCGTGTGTTCGCAAACATCGTTGCTGTCCTCAACAAGGAAGTGGAGGCTTCCCACCTGGCACTGGCTGCCTCCATCCACCAGAGCCAGTTGGACCGAGAGCACATCCTGAGCTTGGAGCAGAGG GTGGTGGAGTTACAacagaccctggctcaaaaagaCCAAGCCCTGGGCAAGCTTGAGCACAGTCTGCGGCTCATGGAGGAGGCGTCCTTTGACGGCACGTTCCTGTGGAAGATCACGAATGTCACCAAGCGGTGCCACGAGTCAGTGTGTGGCCGGACTGTCAGCCTCTTCTCTCCAG CTTTCTACACTGCCAAGTACGGTTACAAGCTGTGCCTGCGCTTGTACCTGAACGGGGATGGCTCAGGCAAGAAGACCCACCTGTCCCTGTTCATCGTGATCATGAGAGGAGAATATGACGCTCTCCTGCCCTGGCCTTTCCGGAACAAG GTCACCTTTATGCTACTTGACCAGAACAACCGTGAGCACGCCATTGATGCCTTCCGGCCTGACCTGAGCTCGGCTTCCTTCCAGAGGCCGCAGAGTGAGACCAACGTGGCCAGCGGCTGCCCACTCTTCTTCCCCCTCAGCAAGCTGCAGTCGCCCAAGCACGCCTATGTAAAAGATGACACGATGTTCCTCAAATGCATTGTGGACACTAGTGCTTAG
- the Traf1 gene encoding TNF receptor-associated factor 1 isoform X2 — translation MQSRQPPTCEPRKPSDSGEEELLSLPVWLSLDTSYHLRTDTDALPWASATRVYSTGNRILFEVHPDVAEAGIMCPFAGVGCPFKGSPQSMQEHEATSQSSHLYLLLGVLKEWKSSPGSNPGSAPMALERNLSELQLQAAVEATGDLEVDCYRAPCCENQEELALQHLVKEKLLAQLEEKLRVFANIVAVLNKEVEASHLALAASIHQSQLDREHILSLEQRVVELQQTLAQKDQALGKLEHSLRLMEEASFDGTFLWKITNVTKRCHESVCGRTVSLFSPAFYTAKYGYKLCLRLYLNGDGSGKKTHLSLFIVIMRGEYDALLPWPFRNKVTFMLLDQNNREHAIDAFRPDLSSASFQRPQSETNVASGCPLFFPLSKLQSPKHAYVKDDTMFLKCIVDTSA, via the exons ATGCAGAGCAGACAGCCTCCAACCTGTGAGCCCAGGAAGCCCTCTGACTCAGGAGAAG AAGAACTTCTGAGCCTCCCTGTTTGGTTGTCTTTGGATACCAGCTACCACTTGAGAACAGACACAGACGCCTTACCGTGGGCCTCTGCAACCCGTGTGTACAGCACAGGAAACAGGATACTTTTCGAG GTTCACCctgatgtagctgaggctggaaTCATGTGTCCCTTTGCAGGTGTTGGCTGTCCCTTCAAG GGGAGCCCACAATCCATGCAGGAGCACGAGGCCACCTCCCAGTCCTCCCACCTGTACCTGCTGCTGGGGGTCTTAAAGGAGTGGAAGTCCTCACCAGGCTCCAATCCAGGCTCTGCACCCATggcactggagagaaacctgTCAGAGCTGCAGCTTCAGGCAGCAGTGGAGGCGACGGGGGACCTGGAGGTAGACTGCTACCGGGCACCTTGCTGTGAGAACCAGGAAGAACTGGCCCTGCAGCACCTCGTGAAGGAGAAGCTGCTGGCTCAGCTAGAGGAGAAGCTGCGTGTGTTCGCAAACATCGTTGCTGTCCTCAACAAGGAAGTGGAGGCTTCCCACCTGGCACTGGCTGCCTCCATCCACCAGAGCCAGTTGGACCGAGAGCACATCCTGAGCTTGGAGCAGAGG GTGGTGGAGTTACAacagaccctggctcaaaaagaCCAAGCCCTGGGCAAGCTTGAGCACAGTCTGCGGCTCATGGAGGAGGCGTCCTTTGACGGCACGTTCCTGTGGAAGATCACGAATGTCACCAAGCGGTGCCACGAGTCAGTGTGTGGCCGGACTGTCAGCCTCTTCTCTCCAG CTTTCTACACTGCCAAGTACGGTTACAAGCTGTGCCTGCGCTTGTACCTGAACGGGGATGGCTCAGGCAAGAAGACCCACCTGTCCCTGTTCATCGTGATCATGAGAGGAGAATATGACGCTCTCCTGCCCTGGCCTTTCCGGAACAAG GTCACCTTTATGCTACTTGACCAGAACAACCGTGAGCACGCCATTGATGCCTTCCGGCCTGACCTGAGCTCGGCTTCCTTCCAGAGGCCGCAGAGTGAGACCAACGTGGCCAGCGGCTGCCCACTCTTCTTCCCCCTCAGCAAGCTGCAGTCGCCCAAGCACGCCTATGTAAAAGATGACACGATGTTCCTCAAATGCATTGTGGACACTAGTGCTTAG
- the Traf1 gene encoding TNF receptor-associated factor 1 isoform X3: MCPFAGVGCPFKGSPQSMQEHEATSQSSHLYLLLGVLKEWKSSPGSNPGSAPMALERNLSELQLQAAVEATGDLEVDCYRAPCCENQEELALQHLVKEKLLAQLEEKLRVFANIVAVLNKEVEASHLALAASIHQSQLDREHILSLEQRVVELQQTLAQKDQALGKLEHSLRLMEEASFDGTFLWKITNVTKRCHESVCGRTVSLFSPAFYTAKYGYKLCLRLYLNGDGSGKKTHLSLFIVIMRGEYDALLPWPFRNKVTFMLLDQNNREHAIDAFRPDLSSASFQRPQSETNVASGCPLFFPLSKLQSPKHAYVKDDTMFLKCIVDTSA; encoded by the exons ATGTGTCCCTTTGCAGGTGTTGGCTGTCCCTTCAAG GGGAGCCCACAATCCATGCAGGAGCACGAGGCCACCTCCCAGTCCTCCCACCTGTACCTGCTGCTGGGGGTCTTAAAGGAGTGGAAGTCCTCACCAGGCTCCAATCCAGGCTCTGCACCCATggcactggagagaaacctgTCAGAGCTGCAGCTTCAGGCAGCAGTGGAGGCGACGGGGGACCTGGAGGTAGACTGCTACCGGGCACCTTGCTGTGAGAACCAGGAAGAACTGGCCCTGCAGCACCTCGTGAAGGAGAAGCTGCTGGCTCAGCTAGAGGAGAAGCTGCGTGTGTTCGCAAACATCGTTGCTGTCCTCAACAAGGAAGTGGAGGCTTCCCACCTGGCACTGGCTGCCTCCATCCACCAGAGCCAGTTGGACCGAGAGCACATCCTGAGCTTGGAGCAGAGG GTGGTGGAGTTACAacagaccctggctcaaaaagaCCAAGCCCTGGGCAAGCTTGAGCACAGTCTGCGGCTCATGGAGGAGGCGTCCTTTGACGGCACGTTCCTGTGGAAGATCACGAATGTCACCAAGCGGTGCCACGAGTCAGTGTGTGGCCGGACTGTCAGCCTCTTCTCTCCAG CTTTCTACACTGCCAAGTACGGTTACAAGCTGTGCCTGCGCTTGTACCTGAACGGGGATGGCTCAGGCAAGAAGACCCACCTGTCCCTGTTCATCGTGATCATGAGAGGAGAATATGACGCTCTCCTGCCCTGGCCTTTCCGGAACAAG GTCACCTTTATGCTACTTGACCAGAACAACCGTGAGCACGCCATTGATGCCTTCCGGCCTGACCTGAGCTCGGCTTCCTTCCAGAGGCCGCAGAGTGAGACCAACGTGGCCAGCGGCTGCCCACTCTTCTTCCCCCTCAGCAAGCTGCAGTCGCCCAAGCACGCCTATGTAAAAGATGACACGATGTTCCTCAAATGCATTGTGGACACTAGTGCTTAG